Proteins encoded in a region of the Haloglomus salinum genome:
- a CDS encoding MFS transporter — protein sequence MGSNSAADLEQGIREHLGQFSLHVLLVFATGLTIGSERAVVPVLGRDVLGVESLFVIGSFVVSFGFVKALLNLYAGKWGDAYGRKPVLVLGWATALPLPVILIFAPSWSWITVGNILLGINQALTWSMAINAKIDLAGPEQRGLAVGIDEAFGYSGVAVGAWITGLIAGQWSLRPEPFYFLGVVVVLAFLISIFLIRETAQYAQAEIDDDEDHHDANLPFNAVLKRATYGDRTLFAAAQAGHIEKFVDTLFWLAVPLYLTSQGLGIEAVGVVVGIHSAMYFLQVGTGGLADRIGRRPPVLVGMFLAGGGVLGMVLVEGYLAWAALSAASGLGMALLYPNLMTVPSDAAHPTWRVAGMGVYRMWRDAGYGVGAIVIGLGMEFVSAEAAFYLTAALMFVSGAVVYLWMEETHPDFGTHEPVPAEGDAAPTRAD from the coding sequence ATGGGTTCGAACTCGGCCGCAGACCTCGAACAGGGCATCCGTGAACACCTCGGGCAGTTCTCGCTCCACGTCCTGCTGGTGTTCGCGACCGGACTGACGATCGGCTCCGAGCGGGCGGTCGTCCCGGTGCTGGGCCGGGACGTGCTCGGCGTCGAGTCGCTGTTCGTCATCGGCTCGTTCGTCGTCTCCTTCGGCTTCGTCAAGGCCCTGCTCAACCTCTACGCCGGCAAGTGGGGCGATGCGTACGGCCGGAAGCCGGTCTTGGTCCTCGGGTGGGCGACCGCGCTGCCGCTGCCGGTCATCCTCATCTTCGCCCCCAGCTGGAGCTGGATTACCGTCGGGAACATCCTGCTGGGTATCAACCAGGCGCTGACCTGGAGCATGGCCATCAACGCCAAGATAGACCTCGCGGGCCCCGAGCAGCGCGGGCTCGCGGTCGGCATCGACGAGGCGTTCGGCTACAGTGGCGTCGCCGTCGGCGCCTGGATAACCGGCCTCATCGCGGGCCAGTGGAGCCTCCGACCCGAGCCGTTCTACTTCCTGGGTGTCGTCGTGGTGCTGGCGTTCCTCATCTCCATCTTCCTCATCAGGGAGACTGCCCAGTACGCGCAGGCCGAGATCGACGACGATGAGGACCACCACGACGCGAACCTGCCGTTCAACGCGGTGCTGAAGCGGGCGACCTACGGTGACCGGACGCTGTTCGCGGCGGCCCAGGCCGGCCACATCGAGAAGTTCGTGGACACGCTGTTCTGGCTGGCGGTGCCGCTGTATCTCACCAGCCAGGGACTGGGCATCGAGGCCGTCGGCGTCGTCGTCGGCATCCACAGCGCGATGTACTTCCTCCAGGTCGGAACCGGCGGACTCGCCGACCGCATCGGCCGCCGGCCGCCGGTCCTGGTCGGGATGTTCCTGGCCGGCGGGGGCGTCCTCGGGATGGTGCTGGTCGAGGGCTACCTCGCGTGGGCTGCCCTCTCGGCGGCCTCAGGGCTGGGGATGGCGCTGCTGTACCCCAACCTGATGACCGTCCCGAGCGACGCGGCCCACCCCACGTGGCGAGTCGCCGGGATGGGCGTCTACCGGATGTGGCGCGACGCCGGGTACGGCGTCGGCGCCATCGTCATCGGGCTCGGGATGGAGTTCGTGAGCGCCGAAGCCGCGTTCTACCTGACCGCGGCCCTGATGTTCGTCTCGGGGGCGGTCGTCTACCTCTGGATGGAGGAGACCCACCCCGACTTCGGCACGCACGAGCCGGTGCCTGCGGAGGGGGATGCCGCGCCGACGCGGGCCGACTGA
- a CDS encoding zinc ribbon domain-containing protein, whose amino-acid sequence MPYCHECGTEIADGSSFCPECGTSLSDSRSQNDGTSGTETREASPTTDAAETDTGARDQSSGTAGSLAGRFWVTTLVGAVLAFVLGLLLSSFTGGLLYFVGVIGGAFVGGVLYRQGPSGGAKVGAVSGGLSTIPFAVLLFGVLAVGLGGLIANTPLATNSPQGENLLAAYGVIAVVIVLAAFVANIVFGVIGGLVGGAVASD is encoded by the coding sequence ATGCCTTACTGTCACGAATGTGGAACGGAGATCGCGGACGGTTCCAGCTTCTGTCCGGAGTGTGGCACGTCGCTGTCGGACAGCAGGAGTCAGAACGACGGGACGAGCGGGACGGAGACGCGTGAGGCGTCCCCGACGACGGACGCCGCAGAGACCGACACCGGAGCCCGGGACCAGTCGTCCGGAACGGCCGGTTCGCTGGCGGGCCGCTTCTGGGTCACCACGCTCGTCGGCGCCGTACTGGCGTTCGTCCTCGGATTGCTCCTCTCCTCGTTCACTGGAGGACTCCTCTACTTCGTCGGGGTCATCGGCGGAGCCTTCGTCGGCGGGGTACTGTACCGGCAGGGACCCAGCGGCGGTGCGAAGGTCGGGGCCGTCTCGGGGGGGCTGTCGACCATCCCGTTCGCGGTCCTCCTGTTCGGCGTCCTGGCGGTCGGCCTCGGCGGGCTCATCGCCAACACCCCCCTCGCCACGAACTCGCCACAGGGGGAGAACCTCCTCGCCGCCTACGGAGTCATCGCGGTCGTGATCGTCCTCGCCGCGTTCGTGGCCAACATCGTCTTCGGCGTCATCGGCGGCCTGGTGGGGGGTGCGGTGGCCAGCGATTGA
- a CDS encoding zinc-ribbon domain-containing protein — protein sequence MAYCPDCGAEVSKGVKFCSECGTPLEDSAAANSPPAGSGSGTSGTNERGAGGTTAADGATASTTSAGGTATADATATTTSSTAGTADDPANQESSLDLPANQAAALSYVLGLLTGLVVFIIEDENEFVQFHAAQSIVLSVAFGGLYLVFGVLTSILSFLPDVIGVLLISLLGLVQAVIGLAGFVAWVYLIIQAYQGERFVAPVIGGFAENLAKQG from the coding sequence ATGGCGTACTGTCCGGACTGTGGCGCGGAGGTTTCGAAGGGAGTGAAGTTCTGCTCCGAGTGCGGGACCCCCCTGGAGGACTCTGCGGCGGCGAACTCACCGCCCGCGGGAAGCGGCTCCGGCACGTCGGGAACAAACGAGCGCGGTGCCGGGGGGACGACCGCCGCCGATGGGGCCACCGCAAGCACCACGTCGGCGGGCGGGACGGCCACCGCCGACGCCACGGCGACCACCACGTCGAGTACCGCTGGAACTGCCGATGACCCGGCGAACCAGGAGTCGAGCCTGGACCTGCCGGCCAATCAGGCTGCTGCGCTCTCGTACGTCCTCGGCCTGCTAACCGGCCTCGTCGTCTTCATCATCGAGGACGAGAACGAGTTCGTGCAGTTCCACGCAGCGCAGAGCATCGTGCTGTCGGTGGCGTTCGGAGGACTGTATCTGGTCTTCGGGGTGCTGACGAGCATCCTGTCGTTCCTCCCGGATGTCATCGGGGTACTCCTGATATCCCTGCTCGGTCTCGTCCAGGCGGTGATCGGGCTGGCCGGCTTCGTCGCCTGGGTGTACCTGATAATCCAGGCCTATCAGGGAGAGCGGTTCGTGGCCCCCGTCATCGGCGGTTTCGCCGAGAACCTCGCCAAGCAGGGATAG
- the surE gene encoding 5'/3'-nucleotidase SurE: protein MKVLLTNDDGIDAPGLRALADALEALGEVTVVAPASNQSAVGRGLSYGRMGPDDGGNDGDLGLGADPDDPFTVTIPHEEHELGYAVHGTPCDCVILGVGAFDPDVVVAGCNAGANLGIHVLPRSGTASAAVEAASLGVPGIAVSMDVIGLARDGLAPEDFERAARVGRTAVERALDGDAFDHTDYLNVNVPRPDRALAGVAITRPTPRYDMHADLADDRFALHNPLHAGMAEGDIPDEEGTDRRALLDDRVSISPLTLPRHGIDEAVFERLAAVFADVAGTAD from the coding sequence ATGAAGGTCCTGCTCACGAACGACGACGGCATCGACGCCCCCGGCCTCCGGGCGCTCGCGGACGCGCTCGAAGCACTGGGTGAGGTGACCGTCGTGGCCCCAGCCAGCAACCAGAGTGCCGTTGGCCGAGGGCTCTCCTACGGCCGGATGGGCCCCGACGACGGCGGGAACGACGGCGATCTCGGACTGGGTGCCGACCCGGACGACCCGTTCACGGTGACCATCCCGCACGAGGAGCACGAACTGGGGTACGCGGTCCACGGGACGCCGTGTGACTGCGTCATCCTCGGCGTGGGGGCGTTCGACCCGGACGTGGTCGTCGCGGGCTGTAACGCCGGCGCGAACCTCGGCATCCACGTCCTCCCGCGCTCGGGGACCGCGAGCGCCGCGGTCGAGGCCGCCTCACTGGGGGTCCCCGGCATCGCCGTCTCGATGGATGTCATCGGGCTGGCCCGCGACGGGCTCGCCCCCGAGGACTTCGAGCGGGCCGCCCGCGTCGGCCGGACCGCCGTCGAACGAGCCCTCGACGGGGACGCCTTCGACCACACCGACTACCTCAACGTCAACGTCCCGCGGCCGGACCGCGCGCTCGCGGGCGTGGCCATCACCCGACCGACACCCCGGTACGACATGCACGCGGACCTCGCGGACGACCGCTTCGCCCTCCACAACCCGCTGCACGCGGGGATGGCCGAGGGTGACATCCCCGACGAGGAGGGCACCGACAGGCGGGCGCTGCTCGACGACCGCGTCAGCATCTCCCCGCTCACGCTCCCGCGACACGGCATCGACGAGGCCGTCTTCGAGCGACTGGCGGCCGTCTTCGCGGACGTGGCGGGGACGGCGGACTGA
- a CDS encoding DsbA family oxidoreductase → MPETVDASVTLIQFTDPMCTWCWGSEPVLRRLRTVYGDQLRLEFVMGGLVEDFDAFYDAGNDIAEPSDVGPHWLEASEQHGMPVETAIFETNPARSTYPASIAFAAARLQDRERAHRYLRLLREVYATQARNVNERSEQVALAERVGLDVEAFTGALDDGTAQAAFEDDLARTRNAGVRAFPTYRIEGAEDTLQLAGFQSFDALAGRLEAAAPGLERSSPPPIREFVAEYGPVATREVAEVYDLDDGKARQVLQSLVDEGALTREQRGNGLFWNDVSGTVSHHHNELSGTDPGRDHERCPRTNPRQSNRRRRRTHPSTPRETSRSQDPPTPTSGSRSRGSALASRSCNRSHRNAFQREY, encoded by the coding sequence ATGCCCGAGACAGTCGACGCCAGTGTGACGCTGATTCAGTTCACCGACCCCATGTGTACGTGGTGCTGGGGGTCCGAGCCGGTGCTTCGTCGGCTCCGAACCGTGTACGGTGACCAGCTTCGTCTCGAGTTCGTGATGGGCGGACTCGTCGAGGACTTCGACGCGTTCTACGACGCCGGCAACGACATCGCCGAGCCGAGCGATGTCGGCCCACACTGGCTCGAGGCGTCCGAACAGCACGGGATGCCCGTAGAGACGGCCATCTTCGAGACGAACCCCGCGCGGTCGACGTACCCCGCCAGCATCGCCTTCGCGGCCGCGCGGCTGCAGGACCGCGAGCGAGCACACCGGTACCTCCGGCTGCTGCGCGAGGTGTATGCGACCCAGGCGCGCAACGTCAACGAACGGTCGGAGCAGGTCGCGCTGGCCGAGCGGGTCGGCCTGGACGTGGAGGCGTTCACCGGCGCACTGGACGACGGTACCGCACAGGCCGCCTTCGAGGACGACCTCGCGCGCACCCGGAACGCCGGTGTCCGGGCCTTTCCGACCTACCGCATCGAGGGGGCCGAGGACACGCTCCAGCTCGCGGGCTTCCAGTCGTTCGACGCGCTCGCCGGGCGGCTCGAAGCCGCCGCGCCAGGGCTGGAACGGTCGTCGCCGCCACCAATTCGGGAGTTCGTCGCCGAGTACGGCCCCGTCGCGACCCGAGAGGTCGCCGAGGTGTACGACCTCGACGACGGGAAGGCCCGACAGGTACTCCAGTCGCTCGTCGACGAGGGGGCGCTGACCCGCGAACAGCGCGGGAACGGCCTGTTCTGGAACGACGTGAGTGGAACCGTCTCACACCACCACAACGAACTATCGGGGACCGACCCCGGTCGTGACCACGAGCGATGTCCGCGGACGAACCCCCGCCAGTCGAACCGCCGCCGCCGGAGGACCCACCCGTCGACGCCACGCGAGACGAGCCGGAGCCAGGACCCACCGACGCCGACCTCGGGTTCTCGCTCGCGGGGCTCCGCGCTGGCATCGCGAAGCTGTAATCGTTCCCACAGGAACGCGTTTCAGCGAGAGTATTAG
- a CDS encoding acyl-CoA dehydrogenase family protein, which translates to MQFQLTEEQRALRAAAREFAQETIRPQAIELDRAEEHPSAILDELGDRGYAGLTLPEEYGGRGEGLVELALVVEELSAALMPVASAMALHLGVATVIERFGTGEQRERYLPSMASYDTVGVLGLSEANAGSNKLEMETTADRDGDEWVLDGHKQWVTNFRHADYVLTYAKTGPESEQPHNITAFLVPTDAYEVEEVWDTLGARSVKSPRASLSGVRVPDSQRIGEVGEAYVQRGAVKTGVNVPARGVGIARAALDDTVAYTSEREQFDQSIGDFQGVRWEVGEMAQRVDTARLLTLRAADRADRGLDTAREFSMAKVHATEAAVENANTAMQLHGGIGYTTEKHVERYLRDARLLTLAGGPNEGHKDTLGEAVFEAHPRR; encoded by the coding sequence ATGCAGTTCCAGCTCACCGAGGAGCAACGGGCGCTCCGTGCGGCGGCCCGCGAGTTCGCTCAGGAGACGATTCGCCCCCAGGCTATCGAACTGGACCGGGCCGAGGAACACCCGAGTGCGATTCTCGACGAACTGGGCGACCGGGGGTACGCGGGACTCACCCTCCCCGAGGAGTACGGCGGCCGGGGCGAGGGCCTGGTCGAACTCGCGCTCGTCGTCGAGGAGCTGTCCGCGGCGCTGATGCCCGTCGCGAGTGCGATGGCGCTCCATCTCGGCGTCGCCACCGTCATCGAGCGGTTCGGCACCGGCGAGCAACGAGAGCGGTACCTCCCCTCGATGGCGTCGTACGACACGGTGGGGGTGCTCGGCCTCAGCGAGGCGAACGCCGGGAGCAACAAGCTGGAGATGGAGACGACCGCCGACCGTGACGGCGACGAGTGGGTGCTGGACGGCCACAAGCAGTGGGTTACGAACTTCCGCCACGCCGACTACGTGCTCACGTACGCGAAGACCGGGCCCGAATCGGAGCAGCCCCACAACATCACCGCGTTCCTCGTGCCGACAGACGCGTACGAAGTCGAGGAGGTGTGGGACACGCTCGGCGCCCGGTCGGTGAAGTCACCGCGAGCGTCGCTCTCGGGGGTCCGGGTGCCCGACAGCCAGCGCATCGGCGAGGTCGGCGAGGCCTACGTCCAGCGCGGGGCCGTCAAGACCGGGGTGAACGTGCCCGCCCGCGGCGTGGGCATCGCGCGGGCGGCACTCGACGACACTGTCGCCTACACCAGCGAGCGCGAGCAGTTCGACCAGTCCATCGGCGACTTCCAGGGCGTCAGGTGGGAGGTCGGCGAGATGGCCCAGCGGGTCGACACCGCCCGGCTCCTGACCCTGCGCGCCGCCGACCGTGCCGACCGGGGGCTGGACACCGCTCGCGAGTTCAGCATGGCGAAGGTCCACGCGACCGAGGCCGCCGTCGAGAACGCGAACACGGCGATGCAGCTCCACGGCGGCATCGGCTACACCACGGAGAAGCACGTCGAGCGCTACCTCCGGGACGCCCGGCTCCTCACGCTCGCCGGCGGCCCGAACGAGGGCCACAAGGACACCCTCGGCGAGGCCGTCTTCGAGGCGCACCCCCGGCGGTAG
- a CDS encoding DoxX family protein produces the protein MVFDSTLSGVAFLLGRALFALVVGYLALGNLLDLEASVGYAQSKGAPLASVTVPLGSLGLVAGSLAVLLGVYPAVGTLAVVAFLAPITGIMHDFWTLEGQDRQNEQIHFLKNVGLLGAALVFLALSTVEWPLAVGLGL, from the coding sequence ATGGTGTTCGACTCGACGCTCTCCGGAGTGGCGTTCCTGCTCGGACGGGCGCTGTTCGCGCTCGTCGTCGGCTACCTCGCGCTCGGGAACCTCCTCGACCTGGAGGCTTCGGTCGGCTACGCGCAGAGCAAGGGGGCACCCCTGGCCTCGGTCACCGTCCCGCTGGGGAGCCTGGGGCTGGTCGCCGGCTCGCTGGCGGTCCTCCTGGGCGTCTACCCCGCGGTCGGGACGCTCGCGGTGGTCGCGTTCCTCGCCCCTATCACGGGCATCATGCACGACTTCTGGACGCTGGAGGGCCAGGACCGGCAGAACGAGCAGATCCACTTCCTGAAGAACGTGGGCCTGCTCGGGGCGGCGCTCGTCTTCCTCGCGCTCTCGACGGTCGAGTGGCCGCTGGCGGTCGGCCTCGGGCTCTGA
- a CDS encoding MFS transporter, translating into MPVPDSDAAADDAGTDADGNAGISWRSPALLAILAATLLTPTDVPLISPALPRVQAAFGIPESSAGLLVTLYALPGIVLAPVVGALADRVGRREVLTGCLVLFGLTGTAVAFTDAFAVALGLRVLQGAAAGSLFAALAMTVVGDRYEGARHDAVMGVTSAALSLGTAVYPLVGGYLAERAWNAPFLVYALALPVAALVWVALDGGSAGASTTRESASAEGGYVREALRAVPTRRALALYGVMFVSFALLFGGLYTAVPFYLDAAFGLSPTAVGLVTSAVLLVTAVVSMGNGHLASRASRTELLAAGFACYAVSFLGVALAGTLPLLAGALLVFGAGNGLVTPTLFAGVSSLAPDRVRGGVMSLQTTTIGVSQAVGPLAFTLLAGAVGDRTAILGAAGVAAVALVALSILPLAPRGTGPVAESA; encoded by the coding sequence ATGCCGGTCCCCGACTCCGACGCCGCGGCTGACGACGCGGGCACGGACGCGGACGGGAATGCAGGGATTTCGTGGCGGTCACCGGCACTGCTCGCGATACTCGCGGCCACGCTGTTGACCCCGACGGACGTCCCGCTCATCAGTCCCGCCCTCCCACGCGTGCAGGCTGCGTTCGGTATCCCCGAGTCCAGCGCCGGGCTGCTCGTCACCCTGTACGCCCTCCCGGGAATCGTCCTGGCCCCTGTCGTCGGCGCACTCGCTGACCGGGTCGGCCGCCGGGAGGTCCTGACAGGCTGTCTCGTGCTGTTCGGGCTGACGGGGACGGCCGTCGCCTTCACGGACGCGTTCGCGGTGGCGCTGGGCCTGCGGGTCCTCCAGGGGGCCGCCGCCGGCAGCCTGTTCGCCGCGCTGGCGATGACCGTCGTCGGCGACCGGTACGAGGGCGCCCGGCACGACGCCGTCATGGGTGTCACGTCGGCGGCGCTGTCACTGGGGACTGCGGTCTACCCGCTCGTCGGCGGCTACCTCGCCGAGCGAGCCTGGAACGCGCCGTTCCTGGTGTACGCGCTCGCGCTCCCGGTTGCCGCCCTCGTCTGGGTGGCGCTCGACGGTGGGTCGGCCGGAGCCTCGACCACCCGCGAGTCGGCGTCTGCCGAGGGCGGCTACGTCCGGGAGGCGCTCCGGGCGGTTCCGACCCGACGAGCGCTCGCGCTCTACGGCGTCATGTTCGTCTCGTTCGCCCTCCTGTTCGGCGGGCTCTACACCGCCGTCCCGTTCTACCTCGACGCCGCGTTCGGCCTCTCGCCCACGGCCGTGGGGCTGGTGACGAGCGCCGTGTTGCTCGTGACTGCCGTCGTCTCGATGGGGAACGGCCATCTCGCGAGCAGGGCGTCGCGCACGGAACTGCTCGCGGCCGGCTTCGCGTGCTACGCGGTCAGCTTCCTCGGCGTCGCGCTCGCCGGTACGCTCCCGCTGCTGGCCGGCGCGCTCCTCGTGTTCGGCGCCGGAAACGGGCTCGTGACGCCGACGCTGTTCGCCGGCGTCAGCTCCCTCGCCCCCGACCGGGTCCGGGGCGGCGTGATGAGCCTGCAGACCACGACTATCGGTGTCAGCCAGGCAGTCGGCCCCCTCGCGTTCACCCTCCTCGCCGGCGCCGTCGGCGACCGGACGGCGATTCTGGGCGCAGCGGGCGTCGCAGCGGTCGCCCTGGTCGCGCTCTCGATACTCCCGCTGGCTCCCCGGGGGACCGGCCCGGTCGCGGAGTCGGCCTGA
- a CDS encoding DUF2513 domain-containing protein: MSHERGDVDRPTAAAESAFTVLSHELRLNILLALWEAPGFSLSFAELRKAVDERDSGKFNYHLGKLQDHFVVATDEGYELQYPGHRVLDAIQSGVFHEETTVDPVELDADCRACGSGLTFEYGTDCIGRVRCPDCGNRALEWPFDPGGVADRDPEDVVAAFDRRTRLIWSCALDEVCPFCAGRIAREFTGAATEEGTCVGVIEGLDRYEEYFASDHPALVYVDCERCSFYSFLPVGVVLLTRPSVAGRLHRTGVAVRETPLWDLGFVVDADALDVRSTAPFEVAIAVEDGDEPLTAVVEDGLAVSLEAGG, translated from the coding sequence ATGAGCCACGAACGGGGGGACGTGGACCGACCGACGGCCGCTGCGGAGTCGGCGTTCACCGTGCTGAGCCACGAACTCCGGCTGAACATCCTGCTGGCGCTGTGGGAGGCGCCGGGCTTCTCGCTCTCGTTCGCGGAGCTCCGGAAGGCCGTCGACGAGCGCGACTCGGGGAAGTTCAACTACCACCTCGGGAAACTTCAGGACCACTTCGTCGTCGCGACCGACGAGGGGTACGAGCTGCAGTATCCCGGCCATCGGGTGCTGGACGCCATCCAGAGCGGCGTCTTCCACGAGGAGACGACCGTCGACCCGGTCGAACTGGACGCGGACTGCCGGGCGTGTGGGTCGGGGCTCACCTTCGAGTACGGGACCGACTGCATCGGCCGGGTGCGGTGTCCCGACTGCGGGAACCGGGCGCTGGAGTGGCCGTTCGACCCCGGCGGCGTCGCGGACCGGGACCCGGAGGACGTCGTCGCGGCGTTCGACCGCCGGACCCGGCTCATCTGGTCGTGTGCGCTCGACGAGGTCTGCCCGTTCTGCGCCGGGCGCATCGCCCGCGAGTTCACCGGCGCCGCCACCGAGGAGGGCACCTGCGTCGGCGTCATCGAGGGGCTGGACCGGTACGAGGAGTACTTCGCCAGCGACCACCCGGCGCTCGTCTACGTCGACTGCGAGCGGTGCAGCTTCTACAGCTTCCTGCCCGTCGGCGTGGTGCTGCTGACGCGTCCGTCGGTGGCCGGACGCCTCCACCGCACCGGCGTGGCCGTCCGGGAGACACCGCTGTGGGACCTCGGGTTCGTGGTCGACGCCGACGCGCTCGACGTGCGGTCGACGGCGCCGTTCGAGGTCGCCATCGCGGTCGAGGACGGTGACGAGCCGCTGACCGCGGTCGTCGAGGACGGGCTCGCGGTCTCGCTGGAGGCCGGCGGCTGA
- a CDS encoding winged helix-turn-helix transcriptional regulator: MTAETDARQEEIRASNESACPVVHAIDQVGTPWRLNILHALQDGEQRFNELKRATNARSKTLSDALDGLAEADIVERRMEEAAPVAVYYSLTAKGGALTDALSDLGDWAEEWADVPTAERPAVRGPTQH, encoded by the coding sequence ATGACCGCAGAAACCGACGCCCGCCAGGAGGAGATCCGAGCCAGCAACGAATCGGCCTGCCCCGTCGTCCACGCCATCGACCAGGTCGGAACGCCGTGGCGGCTGAACATCCTCCACGCGCTCCAGGACGGCGAGCAGCGCTTCAACGAACTCAAGCGCGCCACGAACGCCCGCTCGAAGACGCTCTCCGACGCGCTCGATGGACTGGCCGAGGCCGACATCGTCGAGCGCCGGATGGAGGAGGCGGCGCCGGTCGCCGTCTACTACAGCCTCACGGCGAAGGGCGGGGCGCTCACTGACGCCCTGTCGGACCTGGGCGACTGGGCCGAGGAGTGGGCCGACGTGCCCACCGCGGAACGCCCGGCGGTCAGAGGGCCGACACAGCACTGA